The window GGCGAGTACGGCGGCTGGCCCGGACCGGCGGAGTAGCTCACCGGCGTGTCGTAGAGAATCGTGGTCGGCGTGAATCCCCGGTCGATTGCCGCCGTGTAGACAATCGGCTTGAATCCAGATCCCATCTGTCGGTACGCCTGCGTCGCGCGATTGAACTTGCTGCGGCTGAAGCTCAGGCCGCCGACCATCGCCCTGATCTGTCCGGTCCTGTTGTCGATCGCGAGCACCGCTCCATCCACGACCGGCGTCTGTTCCAGCGAGACGGACAGCGCGGCGGTCGCGTCGTCGATCTTCGTGATGCGCACCTCGATCAGGTCGCCAGGCGTGAACAAGTCGATGGCGGACGTGCGGCCGGTCCACGCCAGGCCCTCCTTGCCCAGATCGGCGACGTATCGACCGACTCGGACACGAACCGCACCGAACGGCACGGGCCGGCTGGCGAGCGGGACGACTGCCCCCCCGGGCCTTGCGGCCGGCCCGACCTTCTTCGCCGCCCCCGTCCCGACGGATACGACGACGGCGGGAACGACCTGGTCCACGGCGAAGGGCCGATCCCAGCGGTCGTCGCGATACTGCTCGACCGTCCGCCCTTCGTGCAGCAGGTTCCGCCGGGCTTTGCGCACGCCGCGCCGCTTGTCGAGCTTGCGCAGGCCGTTGTCGAGCGCCCGGTTGGCAGCGATTTGCAGATCGACATCGAGCGACGTGTAGACGGCGAGACCGTTTTCGTAGAGCTGCTTGGCGCCGTATCTCCGCTCGAGGTGCTTTCGGACCTCCTCGACGAAGAAGGGGGCGATTGATTCCTCCTGCGCCGGCTGCCCCCGCAGTTCGATCGGCTTCCGCTCTGCCGCGGCCGCCGCGGCCGTTGTGAGATAGCCCTCTTCCGCCATCCGATCGAGCACGTAGTTGCGGCGGCGCAGCGCCCGGCGCATGTCCACGAACGGGCTCTGCCGCTCGGGCGTCTGGATGATGCCCGCGATGAGCGCCGCCTCCTCGACCGTCAGGTCCTTCGATCGCCTGTTGAAGTAGAGCCGCGCCGCCGCCTCCACGCCATAGGCGCCGTGACCGAAGTAGATCTGGTTGCAGTAGAGGGTGAAGATCTCCGGTTTCGTGTACCGCCTCTCGATCTGAATCGCGAGGAGCGCCTCCTTGATCTTGCGCTCCCACGTCTTCTCGTCGGTGAGGAACAACTTGCGCGCCAGTTGCTGGGTCAGGGTGCTCGCACCGGCCAGACGGCGCTTGAAGACGTCCTCGGCGGCCGTGATCACGATGCGTGAGACGCTGATGCCGAAGTGACGGTCGAAATCGGCGTCCTCGGCCGAGATGATGGCCTGGCGCAGCCGTGGCGAGATGTCCTCGTATTTCACGACGACGCGCCGCTCGGTGGCAAACTCGCCGATGACCTGCCCGTTCGAGGCGTAAACCCGCGTGATGGTGTTGGGCGCGTAGTCGTCCAGCGCTGAGATGCGCGGGAGGTCTCCCGCATAGGCGAACAGCACGCCGGTGACGCTCCCGAGCACGGCCGCCAGCACGAACAACGCCACCAGGCCGGCGTGACGGGCAACGCGAATGACAACGTGGGCCACAGGGGCATTCTACAAGGAGTCAGGAGCCAGGGGCCAGGTGTCAGTGGACAGCACTGAGAGGTGAGAGTCGAGAACCGAGAATTGGAAACCGAGAAATGACAAGCGGGGAGTGGGATGTGAGAACCACGACGCGAGCGGGCTTGATTGACAATCAGACGCTCATATTTCATAATGGCAACAGCCTAAGGGCTCTAGTGAGCCTGTCTGTTCTGCGGCGTCGTGAATGCTGCTGAGGTAGAGGGATATGAGCAAAATCATTGGAATCGACTTGGGGACGACCAATTCGGTTGTGGCCGTCATGGAAGGTGGTGAGCCGACGGTCATCACCAATCCCGAAGGCGGGCGGCTGACGCCGTCGGTTGTGGCGTTCACGAAGACGGGCGAGCGGCCGGTCGGACAGGTTGCCAAGCGCCAGGCCGTGACCAACTCGGAAAACACCATCTTCTCGATCAAGCGGTTCATGGGACGCCGCTACAACGAGGTCACCGAGGAGATGACGATGATCCCCTACAAGGTGGCGCCGGGTCCGAACGGCGACGTGCGCGTCAAGGCGCTCGGCAAGGACTACTCGCCGCCGGAAATCTCCGCCATGATCCTCCAGAAGCTCAAGCAGGCAGCCGAGCAGCACCTCGGTCAGCCGGTCACCGAGGCGGTCATCACCGTCCCGGCGTACTTCAACGATGCCCAGCGCCAGGCCACCAAGGATGCCGGGCAGATCGCCGGCCTCGAGGTGAAACGAATCGTCAACGAGCCGACAGCGGCGGCGCTGGCGTACGGCCTCGACAAGAAGAAGGACGAGACGATTGCCGTCTACGATTTCGGCGGCGGCACGTTCGACATCTCGATCCTCGAAGTCGGCGAGGGCGTCGTCGAAGTGAAGGCGACCAACGGCGACACGCATCTCGGGGGTGACAACCTCGATCAGCGGATCATCGATTGGATCATCAGCGAGTTCAAGAAGAGCGACGGGATTGATCTCGGCAAGGACCGCATGGCGCTCCAGCGCCTCAGAGAGGCCGCCGAGAAGGCGAAGATGGAGCTGTCCACGGTGACCGAGACCGACATCAACCTGCCGTTCATCACGGCCGATCAGGCGGGCCCGAAGCACCTCACGCTCAAGCTGAGCCGTTCGAAGTTCGAGCAGTTGGTCGAAGACCTCATTCAGCGGACGGTCGGGCCGACCAAGCGGGCGTTGGCCGACGCGAGCATCGACCTGTCGAAGATCGACGAGGTCGTGCTGGTGGGCGGGTCCACGCGCATCCCGCGGGTGCAGCAGGTGGTTCGCGAGCTGTTCGGCAAGGAGCCGCACAGGGGTGTCAACCCGGACGAGGTCGTGGCCGTCGGCGCGGCGGTGCAGGCGGGCGTCCTGGCCGGGGAAGTGAAGGACCTGCTGCTGCTCGACGTCACTCCGCTGTCGCTCGGCATCGAGACGCTCGGTGGCGTGATGACGACGCTGATTCCGCGCAACACGACGATTCCGACGCGTAAGAGCGAGGTGTTCTCGACGGCCGCCGACAACCAGACGCAGGTCGAGGTTCATGTGCTGCAGGGCGAACGGCAGTTCGCTCGCGACAACCGCACGCTGGGCCGTTTCAATCTGGTCGGCCTGCCACCGGCGCCGCGGGGCCTGCCGCAGATCGAGGTGACCTTCGATCTCGACGCCAACGGCATCGTCAACGTCTCGGCGAAGGACAAGGGCACCGGGAAGGAACAGCGGATCACGATCACCGCCTCCAGCGGGCTGAGCAAGGACGATGTGGATCGGATGATGAGGGAGGCGGAATCACACGCCGAGGAAGACAAGAAGCGGCGCGAGGCCACCGACACGCGCAATCAGGCGGACGGGTTGATCTACCAGATCGAAAAGACGCTCAACGAGAATCGCGAGAAGATCCCGGTTGGCGATATCAGCCGGATCGAGGCAGCCATCCAGACGCTGAAGAAGGTCGCCGAAGGGGAAGACCTCGACGCGATCCGCAAGGCAATGGACGATCTGCAGAAGGCCTCGCACGCGATGGCCGAGGCACTCTACAAACAGGCACAACCGGGAACCGCCGGCGGTGGCGAGCCGGGCAGCGGCGGCGGGCCGGGCAGCGGCAACGGGCCGACGCCGGGTGCCTCCGCGAGTGGCGGCGCGACGGGCGATGTCATCGACGCCGAAGTGGTGGACGACGAGAAGAAGTAGACCGCATCCAGGCAGGCCGGGCCCGCCCGGTACATCATGGCGATGGACCTGTATCAGATTCTCGGGGTGGCGCGTGGCGCCCACGTCTCCGACATCCGCCGGGCGTACCGGCGCCTGGCGCGGAGATATCATCCGGGCGTCAATCCAGGTGACCGCGAGGCGCAGGCCCGCTACGGTCAGATTTCGCTCGCTTTCGAGACGTTGAACGACCCGGAGCGTCGTCGGGCGTATGATGCCGGCGCCGAGGCTGGTCCGGCGGCGGGTGAGACCTTTTCCTTCGGCTTCGAGGGGTTCGATTTCTCGGTCGCCGTGCCCTCGGAGCACCAGGCGTCCACCTTCGGTGATCTGTTTGCCGGCGTGCTGGCCCGCGCGGCCGGGGGCTCGACTGGCAGTGGAACGCCCGAGGCGGGTGCTGATCTGCACGTGGCCGCGACGGTGTCGTTCGGCGAGGCGCTGCGCGGCACGGACTGCTACGTGCCCATGACGCGCCACGTCCCGTGTCGGACGTGCACGGGAACCGGGGCGCTGGGCGTGGACCCGATGGTCTGCAGCGTGTGCCAGGGGCGGGGGCAGGTGCGTTCGGCACGCGGACACATGGTGTTCGTCAAACGCTGCGACACGTGCCAGGGGCGCGGGCAATTGTCCCAGGTCGTGTGCCGTACGTGTCACGGCCAGGGCGTCGAGGCCAGGGCCGAATCGGGTCCGGTTCGGCTGCCTGCGGGGTTGTCGGACGGTGACCAGGTGCGGCTCGCGGCGCTGGGACACTGCGGGCGCCAGGGCGGACGGCCCGGCGACCTCGTGATCACTGTTCACGTCACGCCGCACCCGCTGTTCCGCCGCGAGGGCAACGACCTGCACGTTGTCGTGCCCGTGGCGGTGCACGAGGCGGCGCTCGGGGCGAAGATCGAGATCCCGACGGTGGACGGTTCGGTGCGGCTGCGAGTCCCGCCCGGGACGCCGTCGGGACAACGCTTGCGAGTCAGAGCGCGCGGCGCGCCTTCGATCAGGACAGGTGGGCGCGGAGACCTGATTGTCGAGATTCGCGTCGTGTTGCCGCCACTGCTCGACGAACGGTCGAAGGAGTTGCTCCGGGAGTTCGGACAGATCAACGGTGAGAACGTGCGGCAGGGCCTGTGGGATTCGGTTAACGAGCGGGTGAGTGCCAATGGTGACCAAGAGGGCCGGTAAGGCCTATTACATGATCAGCGCCGTGGCGCAGAAGTTCAATATCCACCCGCAGACCCTCCGATTGTACGAGCGCGAGGGGCTCCTGAAGCCTTCGCGCACCGAGGGAAACACGCGCCTCTATTCCGACGAGGATCTCGAGCAGCTCGAGACCATCCTGTCGCTCACACGGGATCTCGGTGTGAACCTGGCGGGCGTCGAGATCATCCTCAACATGCGGCGAAAGATCGAGCGGATGCAGCACGAGGTCAACGAGTTCATGGAGTACGTCAAGCACGAACTCGCGCGGGGCCTCGATGACTGGGAGCAGCGGCTGAACACCGCCCTGGTGAAGTCGTCGCCGACCGACCTCGTCAGGGCGTCGGCGCCAGCGCCCCGCCCCGTGCCGGCCGGCGCTGCGTCGAGGCCGGGTGGCGCGGTTCCGGCCGCGGTTGCGGCGGCCGACGGGCGTCCCCGCGGAGTATGATGAACTGGTGAGCCCGCCACGCGACGACACCTCCGAGGCCGTCACGCTTCAAGCGTATCTCCAGGAGATCGCCAAGATCCCCCGCCTGAGCCCGGAAGAGGAACGCGAACTGGCTGTTCGGATTACACGCAGCCAGGACGAAGAGGCGCTGAAGCGACTGGTCGAGACCAACCTCCGATTCGTCGTCTCCTACGCGAAGCGGTACCGCGGGCTGGGCGTGTCGTTCCTCGACCTGATCCACGAAGGGAATCTGGGCCTGCTCGAGGCCGCCAGGCGATTCGACGCCGAGCGGCACGTCAAGTTCATCACGTACGCCGTCTGGTGGATCCGGCAGGCGATCATGCACGCGCTGTCGGATCAGCGCCGCGTCTTCGCGTTGCCCACGAAGCTGTCGGCCGTGGCCAGCCGCTACGGCCGCGAAGTAGCCGACCTCACCGCCCGGCTCGACCACGTCCCGTCCTCGGAGGAAATCGCCGAGGACCTGGACATCTCGGCGGCCGAAGCCGAGGCGCTGCAGTACGTGTCGGGCACGGACGTCTCGCTCAGCGATCCGGTCACTCACGACGAGGAGGATGGCCGGGAGCTTGGTGAGACGCTGCCGCAGACGAGCGTGCCCGCGGCCGAGGTGGAACTGCTCCACGAAGCGCTGCTGTCGCAGCTCAAGGCCGCGCTGTCCGAGTTGGCGCCGAAGGAGCGCGCGGTGATGGAGCTCCGATTCGGTCTGGATGGATCGGATCCGAAGACGCTGCAGGAGATCGGCGACCGCCTCGGCTTGTCTCGCGAGCGGGTTCGGCAGATCGAATCCCGCGCGAAGGAGAAGCTGCGGCGTGGCCGCCGATCCGACGAACTCCGCTCGCATCTGAACTGAGGCGCGCCATGCGCGGCCCAGAATCCTGATCCCCTCGTCGCGTCTCTCTGTCACAATACACGGACGATGCCCTGCGCGATCTGTGACGATACGCGATGGACGGTGGTCGAGCGCGATGGCGTGCGTCGTGCGGTCCGGTGCCAATGCTGGCGGGAGTCGATGACGACGCGCTTGATGAACGACGCGCGGATCCCACGCCGGTATCAGCACTGCTCGCTCGACAATTTCGTCGTCTACCCCAACGAGAAGCTCCAGAAGGCCGTGGCCCACGCCCGCCGGTTCGCCGAGGCCTTTCCGGTGGCGGCCAAGGGACTGTTCCTGATAGGCCCGCCTGGAATCGGCAAGAGCCACCTCGCCGTGGCCGTGCTGAAGCAGGTGATTGCCACGCGCGGCGCTCGCGGCATCTTCTACGACGTTCGCGAGCTGCTCAAGCTGATTCGCAGCACCTACAACCCCGTGGTCCGCACGACCGAGATCGAAGTTCTGCGTCCGGTGATGGAGGCGGAACTCCTCGTGCTCGACGACATCGGAGCCGAGAAGACGTCGGAGTGGGTGGAGGAGACGATGAATCTCATCGTCAACACCCGGTACAACGAGCGGCGCCTGACGATCTTCACGTCGAACTACGGGCAGGAGCAAGACCGCGAAGACCCGGATTCGCTCTTCGTTCGTGTCGGCTTCAGGATGCACTCCCGCCTGCACGAGATGTGTGAGTTCGTCGACTTCATGGGGGCCGACTACCGGCAGCTTCCGCCCAACGGCGGCCCCGAAGATCTCCTCACCTTGTGGAAACTGCAGGAGCGGCCTTCCGGCCCGTCCCGGCGATCCGCAAGCCCCGTCCGTGCCCAGCTGCGCAAGTCGGACCCGAAGGCCGACGTCGCGTGGCCCGGGGGGAAGGCGGGGAGCGGGCACTGAACTGTCGATGCCTCCCCTCGGTCTCTACCTCCACGTTCCGTTCTGCGCGTCGATTTGCCATTACTGCGACTTCAATCGCGGGCTGCTCGATCCGGACCTGAAACGCCGCTATGTGTCGGCGATGCTTCGTGAGATCCACGACGCGGCGGCATCGCGCGACGTGGACACGATGTACTTCGGCGGGGGCACGCCCTCGCTGCTCGATCCTCCCGAGATCGCGGCGCTTGTGGGCGCGTGCCGTGAGGCTTTCCGAGTGGACGCGCTCGCCGAAGTGACGCTCGAAGCCAACCCGGATACGGTGACCATCGACCGGCTGGCCGCATACCGCGCGGCCGGTGTGAACCGCCTCAGCTTGGGAGTCCAGTCCTTCCTCGACGTGGAGCTGCAGCGTCTGGGGCGCCGCCACGACGCGGCGCGCGCCCGCGCCGCGGTGACCGAAGCGCGGCAGGCCGGATTCGACAACGTCAGCCTCGACCTCATGATCGGGCTGCCGTCACAGACGTTCGGCGATCTCGACGCGTCGCTGGCCGAGCTGATCGCTCGGGCGCCGGAGCACGCGTCGATCTATCTCCTCGAACTCTATCCGAACGCACCGCTCAACGAGGCGATAGCCCGCGCCGGCTGGACGCCGGTTCCGGCGGACGACGCGGCGGACATGTACCTGCACGCGATGGGCCGGCTCGACGCGGCCGGGTATCGTCAATACGAAATATCGAACGTGGCAAAGCCTGGCCGCGAGTCGCGCCACAACGTCAAATACTGGAGCGATGAGGAGTGGCTCGGCTTCGGTCCGGGTGCCCACTCGACAACGGACCACGTGCGATGGAACAATGTGTCGTCCACGACCGAGTACATCCGACGTCTCGACGAGGGCCGCTCCCCGGTAGCCGGTCGGCGCATACTCACACCCCGTGAACAGCTCGAAGAAGCGTTGTTCATGGAAATCCGATTGGCGGATGGCGTGCAACTGGAGCGTGTCCGGCAAAGGTACGGAGTGGACGTGTGGCGAGAGTGGGGCGCGCGGCTGGCGCCGTTCGCCGAATCCGGCCTGCTGGAGCACGATCACGTGCGGCTCCGGCTGACCCGGCAGGGGATGCTGCTGGCCAACGAGATAATGAGCACTTTTCTCGAAGCCGGCAGTACGGTAAAGTAACCGCCTTTCCGAGCGTAAGTCGTCCAAGGAGGCCTTGCATGCGACTGACCTGGTTCCGGCTCGTTTCGACGTCCCTCGTTCTTGCGGCAGCGTTTGTGCTCGGCTCAGCCAGCCTGACGTTCGCACAGGCCGCCCAGACTCCCCAGCAGCCGGCCGCTGCGGCCCAGCCGCCAGCTGCAGAAAAGAAGACGCTCGAGTTCAAGAACGACGCCGGCTTGATCATCCTTTACATCAAGGCTGACAAGACGGCCGATTTCGAGGACTTGATGAACAAGTACAAGGAGGCGCTCGGCAAAGTCGACGCTCCCGAGGCGAAGCAGCAGGCGGCCAGCCTGAAGCTGTTCAAGGTGCCGAACGTGCAGGGCGGGATTGCCGTCTACGTGCTGTTCGCCGACCCCGCGGTCAAGAACGCCGAGTACTGGTTCCTGCCGACGATGTACAAGGTGTTCCCGGCCGAGGCGCAGGCGCTGTTCCAGAAGTGGAGTGACGCCAAGGCCGCGACGCCGCCGCCGTCGATCTTCGACCTCCAGCAGGTCCTGAAGCTCCAGTAACGCCGCCCGGGTGCCAACCCGGTTGGTTCGCGGTTCCAGGTCGCGCATGCGCGTAACCTTCTCGTCGCCGGGGAGACGGGTTCCATCCGTCTCCCCGTTTCTTTTATCCCCGCCAGACGCGTTCTGACGTCTAACTGTCCTAAATTCAACCTATTCCGGGCGATGCCGATTCCTCGGACTGGAGGTGTCCGGGATTGCTGTCTCCCCGGACCCGAGCGTCGTGGCTTCGACCGGAGCGCTTATGAGAGTGCTGATTGCCGACGATGATCGCCTCACCCGGATGCTGCTCGGCCGGATCCTGGCGACGGAACTGGGATGTACCGTCACCGATGCCGCCGACGGCGTGGAAGCGCTGAACGCCCTGTCCAGCGGTCAGTTCGACCTCCTGGTTCTCGACCTTCAGATGCCCGTGATGGACGGTTTCGAGACCCTGCGCGCCATCAGGGCGTCGGCCGATTTCCGCGCAACCCCGGTCATCGTGCTGACGGCCGATCGCAGCGAGGAGACCGTCCGGCTGGTCGCCGGCTTCCACGTGCTCGACTACCTCACCAAGCCGCTGAACAGCGAGCGCCTGCTGGATCGATTCGGCCGCGTCCTGAAATCGCTCGGCGCGGCGCCGGTGGCACCGGGGCCCGCGGCGCCAGTGAACCGCCCGCTGATTGACCCGTGCGCCACCATGCTCATCGTGGATGGCCATGCGGAGTTCCGCGCGATGTTCGTCGAGACGATCGGTCGCAGCCGGACCGTGATGGAGGCCGAGAGCGGCGTGCGGGGCTTGCGTGACATCGTCGAGCATCAGCCGGGGGCGGTGTTCATCGGAACCGATCTCGGGGTACTGAACGAAACGCTGCTGGTGCGGAAGCTCCGTTCGTTGCCGGCAGTCAAGGGTGTTCGGCTCGTCGCGATCGTGTCGGGCCCGGAGGCACGCGCAGAGTGCGGAGATCTCTACGACGCCTCCATTTCGCGGACGTTGCTCCCCAACGTGCTCGAGGAGGAGCTCGAGTCCCTGAGTCGTGTGGGGATGTCAGCGGGCGCGGCGGCTGCATAGGGCGGCGGGTGGACCGGGTGATGAGCTCCCTATGAACGTTCTTGTCGTCGACGACGACCGGACGACGCGGTTTCTCCTGAAACGCGCGTTGACCAAGCGCTTTGGATGTGTCGTCACCGAGGCGGGTGACGGCAACGAAGCGCTCGACGCCCTTGCGCGCGGCCGCTTCCACTTGGCGATTCTCGACGTTCAGATGCCCATCGCCGACGGCCTGCAGTGCTTGCGCACGCTTCGCGAAACTCCCGAGTACTCCGCGCTGCCGGTCGTCATGCTGACCGGCGAGCGCGACGAAGGCGTAATCCGGGAAATCCTCGAACTCGGCGTCCTCGAGTACATGACCAAGCCGCTGAACATGCCGCGGCTGGCCGAACGCATCCGGCGGGTGTTGCGGTGCATCGGCTCGGACCGGGAGGAGCCGCCGATTGACGGCGACCTGTTGTCACGCGCGCTCCTCGACGCCACCTCGCCGGTGCTGATCGTGGACGGGCGCACCGCTTTCCGAACCTTCTTCGTGGAGACGGTCGGTGTGCGCCGCCCGGTCATCCAGGCGGAGACCGGCCTGCGGGGGCTGCGCGACTGCGTCTTCGCGAAACCGGCGGCCGTCTTCGTCGGCTCCGACCTCGGCGTGCTGAACGAGCGCCTGCTCGTGAAGAAGATCCGCACGTCGACGGCCCTGCGTCATCTGCCGATCATCGCGCTGGCCGAGAACGAGGAGGATGCCGACGCGCGGCTGGTCCTCTACGATGGCACGATCATCCGGACGATGGTGCCCGACGTGCTGCTGAAGCAGATCGTGGATCTGTCGCGAAACAGCAGCGGGCCGCTGAGCAGTGCGACGGGACTGCACCCAGGGCTTCGCGCCACGTTGATTCTGATTGCCGAGCAGGTCCTCGGCTCGATGCTCTCGACCGACGTGCTGCTGCGGGACGTGCCAGGTCCGACAGCCGTCGAGCGAGTCGTCGCGACGGCCCACGGCTCGTGGTCGGGCCGTCCGGGCGTCTCGCTGGCCCTTGCCTACGACCTGGCGACCGGTCGCCGCGTAGCGGGGAACCTCTTCGGCATCGACGCACGGATGGTGCGTGACGAAACCGTGGACTCCGCGGCGCAGGAGGCGATCGCGATGATCAGCGCCCGGTTGCAGGCCACATTCGTGGGAAGCGGCCTGGCCGTCGAGTTCGGTGAGGCCACGACATCGCGCACCGTGTTGACGCTCCCCGCCGAGATCGTCGCGCGAGACATCAACATGTACTTCCAGTCAGCCGCCGCCGACCTCGAGTTCTGGCTGATGCTGAAGCCATCCGCCTCGGACAACTAGCCGCCCGCCATCCCTCAGAACTTGATGTTCGCTCCGACGTAGAAGCGGTGGACGACATCGGCGGCAATTGGCGACCCGGCCAGCCTGATCAGCCGGTAATCGAACCGCAGGCGCAGGGGTCCGACGAGCTTCCACTTCACACCCCCGCCGAAGTTCACGCCGACATGCGTCTCGGACAACGATCCCAGCTCTTCGGTGTACACGCCGCCACCGGCCGTCGCGTAGAACTGCGCGCCGGCAATCGGGATCGGCGTCTGGACGAGGCCGTTCACCATGCCCGTCCGGAGGCGCGGGGCACCACTCTCGACGTCTTCGACGATCTCGCTGTACTCGAATTCGACCCCGACGATGATGAGACCGACGCCGAGCGCCAGTCCGCGGGCACCGCGGACCGACGGGCCGCCAGCCAGGCCGAGAAACCCGGTGATATCGGCCCGGGCCGGCGCGGCGGCGGCCAGCATCCCCGTCACCAACATCGCCACTCCGAGACTCCGGCGCATGCGCATGCGGTTCCTCCAAGGCAATGATACTATCGACGGCGACGAACAGCAGCGTCCGACGCCGAGGTCCGGGTGCACAGCAGGAGGACGTCATGGCAGAACGAGTGGGGACGCGGATGGTCTTGGCCGCGGCCCTGGTGATGGCGGCAACGGGCTTTCTCGCGGCGGACACCATGGTGCTGCGGGACGGCCGACGGATCAGTGGTGAATTGGTAGGCATCCGCAACGGCACCGTGGAGTTTCAGGAATGGCGCGGACGAGAGAGCCGCCTGCTTCGCATTCCACGCGAGGAGGTGCGGCGGGTCGAGTTCGACGACAACGATCGGCCGGATGACAGTCGCGAGTTTCGCCCGCCGGACAGCCGGCCCGACGTGCGGTCCGACGGCCGTCCGTCCGGCATGCGTGAACGCGAGGTGACGGTGTCGGCGGACGTTGCGTTTGTTGACACCGGGATCGAGGTCCGCTCCGGGCAGGTCGTCCACTTCGACGCCCGCGGAACGGTATGGTGGGGGCCGAACCGGAAGGATGGTCCCGAGGGTGAGCACAACTCGCCGTACAACGAGAACCGTCCGATACCGAATCGACCGGCTGCGGCGCTGATCGGCAAGATCGGCGCCGGGAACGGTGATCTGTTCTTCATCGGCGACGAGAAGGGGCCGATGCGCATGCGCGCGTCCGGCCGCCTGTTCCTCGGCATCAACGACGACTTCCTGAAGGACAACCGCGGCAATTTCCGCGTGACGGTCCTGTACTGATTTTCTGCGCAATCCCGCCGCCCCGGTGGGGTCCGTCGAGCATGATATAGTGGAAAACGGGCGACACACACTGGGGCGGAAGGCGGGTTGCCGGCGTGAAGGCACACTACTACAGCCAGCATGCGGCGTCGGTCCGCGCTGACCTGGGCGAGGCGCTTTCTCGCCCGGTGGTGCGCGAGCTCCATCGCAAGTCGCCGTCTCGCCATCTGCTCGTGGCGGTCCGCCAGTTCCTC of the Vicinamibacterales bacterium genome contains:
- the dnaK gene encoding molecular chaperone DnaK, which codes for MSKIIGIDLGTTNSVVAVMEGGEPTVITNPEGGRLTPSVVAFTKTGERPVGQVAKRQAVTNSENTIFSIKRFMGRRYNEVTEEMTMIPYKVAPGPNGDVRVKALGKDYSPPEISAMILQKLKQAAEQHLGQPVTEAVITVPAYFNDAQRQATKDAGQIAGLEVKRIVNEPTAAALAYGLDKKKDETIAVYDFGGGTFDISILEVGEGVVEVKATNGDTHLGGDNLDQRIIDWIISEFKKSDGIDLGKDRMALQRLREAAEKAKMELSTVTETDINLPFITADQAGPKHLTLKLSRSKFEQLVEDLIQRTVGPTKRALADASIDLSKIDEVVLVGGSTRIPRVQQVVRELFGKEPHRGVNPDEVVAVGAAVQAGVLAGEVKDLLLLDVTPLSLGIETLGGVMTTLIPRNTTIPTRKSEVFSTAADNQTQVEVHVLQGERQFARDNRTLGRFNLVGLPPAPRGLPQIEVTFDLDANGIVNVSAKDKGTGKEQRITITASSGLSKDDVDRMMREAESHAEEDKKRREATDTRNQADGLIYQIEKTLNENREKIPVGDISRIEAAIQTLKKVAEGEDLDAIRKAMDDLQKASHAMAEALYKQAQPGTAGGGEPGSGGGPGSGNGPTPGASASGGATGDVIDAEVVDDEKK
- a CDS encoding ATP-binding protein, with protein sequence MTTRLMNDARIPRRYQHCSLDNFVVYPNEKLQKAVAHARRFAEAFPVAAKGLFLIGPPGIGKSHLAVAVLKQVIATRGARGIFYDVRELLKLIRSTYNPVVRTTEIEVLRPVMEAELLVLDDIGAEKTSEWVEETMNLIVNTRYNERRLTIFTSNYGQEQDREDPDSLFVRVGFRMHSRLHEMCEFVDFMGADYRQLPPNGGPEDLLTLWKLQERPSGPSRRSASPVRAQLRKSDPKADVAWPGGKAGSGH
- a CDS encoding PBP1A family penicillin-binding protein gives rise to the protein MAHVVIRVARHAGLVALFVLAAVLGSVTGVLFAYAGDLPRISALDDYAPNTITRVYASNGQVIGEFATERRVVVKYEDISPRLRQAIISAEDADFDRHFGISVSRIVITAAEDVFKRRLAGASTLTQQLARKLFLTDEKTWERKIKEALLAIQIERRYTKPEIFTLYCNQIYFGHGAYGVEAAARLYFNRRSKDLTVEEAALIAGIIQTPERQSPFVDMRRALRRRNYVLDRMAEEGYLTTAAAAAAERKPIELRGQPAQEESIAPFFVEEVRKHLERRYGAKQLYENGLAVYTSLDVDLQIAANRALDNGLRKLDKRRGVRKARRNLLHEGRTVEQYRDDRWDRPFAVDQVVPAVVVSVGTGAAKKVGPAARPGGAVVPLASRPVPFGAVRVRVGRYVADLGKEGLAWTGRTSAIDLFTPGDLIEVRITKIDDATAALSVSLEQTPVVDGAVLAIDNRTGQIRAMVGGLSFSRSKFNRATQAYRQMGSGFKPIVYTAAIDRGFTPTTILYDTPVSYSAGPGQPPYSPRDYDGKYEGAIPLRRALEQSRNVPAVRTMEQIGPKHVIEYARRFGFQGPMEPYLSLALGAAEASLLETTAAYSVFPNQGVLMKPYQILKIVDREGNLLEENRPQPREAIRADTAYVMTSLMRGVVQRGTGAAAAALAWPLGGKTGTTNDFTDAWFTGFDPNLTVGVWVGYDDKKPLGPAETGAMAALPVWMDFMKDYIDKRCDRQNPPTFEAPGNIVFVNVDRATGQPLAGDSPGGISEAFIAGTQPGGLRQ
- a CDS encoding helix-turn-helix transcriptional regulator yields the protein MVTKRAGKAYYMISAVAQKFNIHPQTLRLYEREGLLKPSRTEGNTRLYSDEDLEQLETILSLTRDLGVNLAGVEIILNMRRKIERMQHEVNEFMEYVKHELARGLDDWEQRLNTALVKSSPTDLVRASAPAPRPVPAGAASRPGGAVPAAVAAADGRPRGV
- the hemW gene encoding radical SAM family heme chaperone HemW, with protein sequence MPPLGLYLHVPFCASICHYCDFNRGLLDPDLKRRYVSAMLREIHDAAASRDVDTMYFGGGTPSLLDPPEIAALVGACREAFRVDALAEVTLEANPDTVTIDRLAAYRAAGVNRLSLGVQSFLDVELQRLGRRHDAARARAAVTEARQAGFDNVSLDLMIGLPSQTFGDLDASLAELIARAPEHASIYLLELYPNAPLNEAIARAGWTPVPADDAADMYLHAMGRLDAAGYRQYEISNVAKPGRESRHNVKYWSDEEWLGFGPGAHSTTDHVRWNNVSSTTEYIRRLDEGRSPVAGRRILTPREQLEEALFMEIRLADGVQLERVRQRYGVDVWREWGARLAPFAESGLLEHDHVRLRLTRQGMLLANEIMSTFLEAGSTVK
- a CDS encoding RNA polymerase sigma factor RpoD/SigA; amino-acid sequence: MSPPRDDTSEAVTLQAYLQEIAKIPRLSPEEERELAVRITRSQDEEALKRLVETNLRFVVSYAKRYRGLGVSFLDLIHEGNLGLLEAARRFDAERHVKFITYAVWWIRQAIMHALSDQRRVFALPTKLSAVASRYGREVADLTARLDHVPSSEEIAEDLDISAAEAEALQYVSGTDVSLSDPVTHDEEDGRELGETLPQTSVPAAEVELLHEALLSQLKAALSELAPKERAVMELRFGLDGSDPKTLQEIGDRLGLSRERVRQIESRAKEKLRRGRRSDELRSHLN
- a CDS encoding J domain-containing protein; the encoded protein is MAMDLYQILGVARGAHVSDIRRAYRRLARRYHPGVNPGDREAQARYGQISLAFETLNDPERRRAYDAGAEAGPAAGETFSFGFEGFDFSVAVPSEHQASTFGDLFAGVLARAAGGSTGSGTPEAGADLHVAATVSFGEALRGTDCYVPMTRHVPCRTCTGTGALGVDPMVCSVCQGRGQVRSARGHMVFVKRCDTCQGRGQLSQVVCRTCHGQGVEARAESGPVRLPAGLSDGDQVRLAALGHCGRQGGRPGDLVITVHVTPHPLFRREGNDLHVVVPVAVHEAALGAKIEIPTVDGSVRLRVPPGTPSGQRLRVRARGAPSIRTGGRGDLIVEIRVVLPPLLDERSKELLREFGQINGENVRQGLWDSVNERVSANGDQEGR